A stretch of the Desulfobacter sp. genome encodes the following:
- a CDS encoding ferritin-like domain-containing protein, whose product MKWMQFFTPAESIDFHQTQSMIQGSGIDEVTILDVRQPKEYQQSHIPGAMLIPLPQLGDRVWELDREKPVLVYUAVGGRSRVAAQMLAGKGFKKVYNVSGGIKAWQSQTAVGPQDLGIHLFSEHEGLEEILKAAFSLEQGLEEFYFSMAGKALNDHVRSLFEKLGRIEVQHQKSIVRAFEDLGHPGITVEDLSSMATAKAMEGGMTTDEYLDLFNPDLSSPADVVSLAMSIEAQALDLYQRVGAQVSPGPSRAVVLKIADEEKEHLASLGRLMDTL is encoded by the coding sequence ATGAAGTGGATGCAGTTTTTTACCCCGGCAGAATCCATTGATTTTCACCAGACCCAATCCATGATCCAGGGATCTGGCATTGATGAGGTCACCATCCTGGATGTGAGACAGCCCAAAGAGTACCAGCAGTCCCATATCCCGGGAGCAATGTTGATTCCCTTGCCCCAGCTGGGTGACAGGGTTTGGGAACTTGACAGGGAAAAGCCGGTTCTGGTTTACTGAGCCGTTGGCGGGCGCAGCCGTGTGGCTGCCCAGATGCTGGCGGGCAAGGGATTTAAAAAAGTATATAATGTCTCCGGAGGCATTAAGGCCTGGCAGTCACAAACGGCCGTGGGACCCCAGGATTTAGGGATTCATCTTTTTTCAGAACATGAAGGTCTCGAAGAGATACTCAAGGCGGCCTTTTCCCTTGAGCAGGGGCTTGAAGAATTTTATTTTTCCATGGCCGGCAAGGCCCTGAATGATCATGTGCGGTCCTTGTTTGAGAAATTGGGCCGCATTGAGGTGCAACATCAAAAATCCATTGTCAGGGCGTTTGAGGATCTTGGACACCCCGGAATAACCGTGGAAGATCTGTCTTCCATGGCCACTGCAAAGGCCATGGAAGGGGGAATGACCACGGATGAGTATCTGGACCTGTTCAACCCGGATTTAAGTTCTCCTGCTGATGTGGTCTCTTTGGCCATGTCCATTGAGGCCCAGGCCCTGGATCTTTACCAGCGGGTGGGCGCCCAGGTGTCCCCGGGGCCGTCAAGGGCAGTGGTTTTAAAAATCGCAGATGAGGAAAAAGAACACTTGGCAAGTCTTGGCAGGTTAATGGACACCCTTTGA
- a CDS encoding SagB family peptide dehydrogenase, giving the protein MPDACSARDYYWAHAHRRNRISSHFLNFNHYPVWSKSLGANKSIRLPPPSGSPKAPIDQPPGKAWFSFINQLKDILFLAYGAKDLKQVQGCFFAQRTVPSAGGLYPCHLYLALETQKIKAEKVKDQEKIDTGVYYYAPAQDSLIQIRSSIPQILAQRQEQDDSLKAFFIITASFYNSAWKYRHRAYRYMLLDSGHLVENLSMILKSLGIEHGVAYEFADTLLGDFLGIDMGMEVPLALVTIGRDHSASGLLDRFYLRTRPDFHDPHIPKTEP; this is encoded by the coding sequence ATGCCAGACGCCTGCTCAGCCCGTGACTACTATTGGGCCCATGCCCATAGGCGCAACCGGATATCGTCTCATTTCCTCAATTTTAACCATTACCCTGTCTGGTCCAAATCCCTGGGGGCAAACAAAAGCATTCGTTTACCCCCCCCCTCCGGTTCGCCCAAAGCGCCTATAGACCAACCCCCTGGAAAAGCATGGTTTTCTTTTATAAACCAATTAAAAGATATTCTTTTTTTGGCCTATGGGGCCAAGGATTTAAAGCAGGTCCAGGGCTGTTTCTTTGCCCAAAGAACCGTGCCTTCGGCCGGAGGGCTTTACCCCTGCCATCTTTATTTGGCGCTTGAGACCCAAAAAATTAAGGCTGAAAAAGTCAAAGACCAAGAAAAAATTGATACAGGAGTGTATTATTATGCCCCGGCCCAGGACAGTCTGATACAGATTCGCTCCTCCATACCCCAAATCTTGGCCCAAAGACAGGAACAAGATGATTCCTTGAAGGCCTTTTTCATCATCACGGCCTCATTTTACAACAGTGCATGGAAGTACCGCCACCGGGCCTATCGGTATATGCTTTTAGATTCCGGACATTTGGTGGAAAATCTATCAATGATATTGAAAAGCCTGGGTATTGAACATGGGGTGGCCTACGAATTTGCAGATACGCTTCTGGGCGATTTTTTAGGCATTGACATGGGAATGGAGGTGCCCCTGGCCCTTGTTACCATTGGGCGGGACCATTCTGCGTCAGGTCTCCTCGATCGGTTTTATCTGCGGACCCGGCCGGATTTTCATGACCCCCATATCCCTAAAACAGAACCCTGA
- a CDS encoding rubredoxin, with protein sequence MSEPKDMYQCQVANCGCIYDPDRGDRKGKIKKGTRFEDLPEEWKCPVCGASPKSFKPLG encoded by the coding sequence ATGTCAGAACCCAAAGATATGTATCAATGTCAGGTGGCCAATTGCGGATGTATCTACGACCCGGACAGGGGAGATCGTAAGGGGAAAATCAAAAAAGGAACACGGTTTGAAGACCTGCCTGAAGAGTGGAAATGCCCGGTATGCGGCGCCAGCCCTAAAAGTTTTAAACCCTTGGGATGA
- a CDS encoding nitroreductase family protein, with product MDGDPILSLDISGQEKVQAPFFFSDKFYLLESLIKNRRSRRNFVLHPISSQDQQRLFKGLALGWGDSRACLGKVFPHLSLGMVCQNLQGRENGIYLFSKNFSQIHLMKPGDFAPALSKVCLDQGWISRAGIIFLFLSDLDCLEKDRGPRGYREMMMRAGRMAQTIYIMAQSLQIQSLPFGFLPFGACGVGAMYDFEAQALLGLTPKTALVYALAFGPVAEAGG from the coding sequence ATGGACGGGGATCCGATTTTAAGTTTGGATATTTCAGGGCAAGAAAAAGTTCAGGCCCCCTTCTTTTTTTCAGATAAATTTTATCTCCTTGAATCCCTTATAAAAAATCGCAGATCCCGGCGCAATTTTGTTTTACACCCCATCTCTTCCCAGGATCAGCAACGGCTGTTCAAGGGGCTGGCCCTCGGATGGGGAGATTCTCGTGCATGCCTTGGAAAAGTGTTTCCCCATTTAAGCCTGGGCATGGTCTGTCAAAATCTTCAAGGTCGCGAAAACGGGATTTATCTGTTTTCAAAGAATTTTTCTCAGATTCATTTAATGAAACCGGGTGATTTTGCTCCTGCCCTTTCAAAGGTTTGCCTGGACCAGGGATGGATCAGTCGGGCCGGGATCATTTTTTTATTTTTGTCAGACCTGGACTGCCTGGAAAAAGACAGGGGGCCAAGGGGATACCGGGAGATGATGATGAGAGCCGGGAGGATGGCCCAGACGATTTATATTATGGCCCAATCTTTGCAAATCCAATCTTTGCCTTTTGGATTTTTGCCATTTGGCGCTTGCGGGGTCGGGGCCATGTATGATTTTGAAGCCCAAGCCCTCTTAGGGCTGACCCCAAAGACAGCACTGGTTTACGCCCTGGCCTTTGGACCGGTGGCAGAAGCCGGGGGATAA
- a CDS encoding glycosyltransferase yields MANSPKISVCTPIWNRNHFIPLMIKNLKCQNYPHDKLTWVIDDDGDTPLIRDGKEMSRLTQALAPIKIRYHYYKTRRTIGEKRNNIARLCPDPIFCNMDSDDLYSPHYIGYSLKELTTKNAGLCGSKDMIFVYPFHNFSMSAIKCRHLIQIHENTMMMTKKYFNASKGFQKTSRGEGAALIGRSPGNVIHISIQNLVVTVCHGKGNIVNKEMFRNKRIKLSIKAEDKLLLNSILNIA; encoded by the coding sequence ATGGCAAATTCACCTAAAATCTCCGTGTGTACCCCCATCTGGAACCGGAACCATTTTATCCCCCTGATGATCAAAAACCTTAAATGCCAGAACTATCCCCATGATAAACTCACCTGGGTCATTGACGACGACGGGGATACCCCCCTGATCAGGGACGGAAAAGAGATGAGCCGATTGACCCAGGCTCTGGCCCCCATCAAAATCCGTTACCACTATTATAAGACCCGAAGAACCATCGGGGAAAAAAGAAACAATATAGCCAGGCTGTGTCCGGACCCCATATTCTGCAACATGGACAGCGATGATCTTTATTCCCCCCATTATATTGGATACAGCCTTAAAGAATTAACAACAAAGAATGCCGGATTATGCGGCTCCAAAGACATGATCTTTGTCTACCCGTTTCACAATTTTTCCATGAGCGCCATCAAATGCCGCCATTTGATCCAGATCCATGAAAACACCATGATGATGACCAAAAAATATTTTAACGCCTCAAAGGGGTTCCAAAAAACCTCAAGGGGTGAAGGGGCCGCATTGATAGGACGCAGCCCTGGAAATGTGATCCATATTAGCATCCAGAACCTTGTGGTCACTGTCTGCCACGGCAAAGGCAATATCGTGAACAAAGAGATGTTCAGGAACAAAAGAATTAAACTCAGCATCAAGGCTGAAGACAAATTGCTGTTAAATTCCATCCTCAACATTGCCTAA
- a CDS encoding DUF4892 domain-containing protein, producing the protein MKGLMGFFWIFFSTALCWADAQIPSADLPGSRDCSFVGRVDGSYIISFFQTDYDEAVYPVSVLKEVEDARDEKNNRVFKAKKNLSLEGEHKRIVYLNPEGISPFQALKTYTKALGKLGAVSRYACKNKDCGGAANRSSGGGGGE; encoded by the coding sequence ATGAAAGGACTCATGGGCTTTTTTTGGATTTTTTTTTCAACGGCCCTTTGCTGGGCAGATGCGCAGATTCCGTCTGCAGATCTGCCCGGCAGCCGGGATTGCAGTTTCGTGGGCCGGGTGGACGGTTCTTATATTATTTCTTTTTTTCAAACAGATTATGATGAGGCGGTTTATCCTGTCTCTGTCCTAAAAGAGGTCGAGGATGCACGGGATGAGAAGAACAACCGGGTGTTCAAGGCAAAAAAGAACCTGTCCCTTGAAGGGGAGCACAAGAGGATTGTCTATTTGAATCCCGAGGGCATATCCCCGTTTCAGGCCTTGAAAACCTATACCAAGGCCTTGGGAAAATTAGGGGCCGTGTCCAGGTATGCCTGCAAAAACAAGGATTGCGGCGGGGCGGCCAATCGGTCCAGCGGCGGGGGCGGAGGAGAATAG
- a CDS encoding OmpA family protein — MVLWPESRIKAPHFSNSHRAQTSWISEQRYELMALESQNTVVAVHTYKSKGGSYCKAFTDRTITVLDILTTGKMADKMVVVSSQKMASAISQDGKIALYGIRFDTGKAELKPESHPTIVQIAKLLKADPGMHLLVVGYTDTKGSFQSNKDLSQRRADQVVAELKENFGIDSSRLFPVGVSFASPVATNETEQGRAENRRVELVRF, encoded by the coding sequence ATGGTGCTCTGGCCTGAATCCAGGATCAAAGCCCCCCATTTTAGCAACAGTCATCGCGCCCAGACCAGCTGGATTTCTGAACAGCGGTATGAACTCATGGCGCTTGAATCGCAAAACACCGTTGTGGCAGTTCATACCTACAAGTCTAAGGGCGGCAGCTATTGCAAGGCGTTTACGGACAGGACAATCACTGTCCTTGATATCCTTACGACCGGAAAGATGGCCGATAAAATGGTGGTTGTCAGTTCCCAAAAGATGGCTTCGGCCATTTCCCAAGACGGGAAGATCGCCCTGTACGGTATCCGGTTTGATACGGGCAAGGCCGAGTTAAAACCTGAGTCACACCCGACCATTGTTCAGATTGCCAAGCTTCTCAAGGCAGATCCCGGCATGCACCTGCTCGTTGTGGGGTATACAGATACCAAGGGCAGTTTTCAGAGCAACAAGGATTTGTCCCAGCGCAGGGCAGATCAGGTGGTGGCCGAACTCAAAGAAAATTTCGGCATTGATTCGTCCCGGCTTTTTCCGGTCGGGGTCTCATTCGCAAGTCCTGTGGCCACCAACGAAACTGAACAGGGCCGGGCTGAAAACCGGCGGGTGGAGCTGGTCAGGTTTTAG